The Capsicum annuum cultivar UCD-10X-F1 chromosome 1, UCD10Xv1.1, whole genome shotgun sequence sequence ACTTCATTCAGAGTCACAAACCGAAAGTTAAAGATTTTGTGAATAGCACACGATCCACTTCTCGGCTAGCAGGCTTCGTGCTTGACTTGTTTTGTACCTGTATGATTGACGTTGCGAATGAATTTAGTGTTCCTAGTTACATTTTCTTCACCTCAAGTTTTACGTTCCTTGCACTAGGTTTTCattttgaatctttgaaaaaGGAGCATCATATAGACACCTCCAAGTACAGGGATTCCGATGAAGAATTAATAATCCCTGGTTTTAAAGCCCCATATCCTGCTAAATTCTTGCCAAGAGTGATGACAGATCAAACAGTCGCGATGACCACGTTCTTTGATTGGATTATTCGCTTCAAAGAGACCAAAGGTATTATTGTCAACACCTTTGCGGAGCTAGAACCTTTTTCTCTTCAGTCTCATTCACTTCCACAAATTTATCCTGTTGGTCCTGTTGTGAATTTTAATGAGGGGGGTCACGGTCGGAACAGCCAATCCGAAACAGAAATTATCATCAAATGGTTGGATGCACAGGTAGAGTCGTCTGTAGTGTTTTTGTGCTTTGGCAGCATGGGAAGGTTTGATGCCGAACAGATCAAGGAAATAGCTGTTGCAATAGAGTGTTCTGGTCATAAGTTCTTATGGTCCTTACGAAGACCTTCACCAAAGGGGGCAATGGAGATGCCAAGTAATTACGAGGATTTTCAAGAAGTGCTACCACAAGGATTTATCGAACGGACTAATGGGATTGGAAAAGTGATAGGATGGGCACCTCAAGTGGCAATACTATCTCATCCAGCAGTAGGTGGATTTGTATCTCATTGTGGATGGAATTCTACGCTCGAAAGCTTGTATTTTGGGGTCCCAATAGCCACTTGGCCTCTATTTGCCGACCAACAGATGAATGCGTACGTGTTGGTTAAAGAATGGGGGCTGGCAGTAGAGATTCGAATGGACTATTTCATGGATATCGAGGGGAGATGTGAGCATGTCGACATTGTGGGTGCGAAGGAAATTGAATGTGGCATACGAAAGCTGATGGCAGAGGGCGAAAAGAGTGAAATCAGGAAAAAGGCCAAGGAGATGAAAGAGAAAAGCAATGCAGCCATGGAGGAGGGTGGTTCATCTTATGCATCACTTGGACTTCTAATTGAGGATGTCATTAGTaatatttcttgatcattttctctttggaaaaggtacaaatatactctcgaactttgataaatggtatatATACACTCTCCGTTATACTTTAGATACAAATATACCCCCGCCGTTAATGAtttggtacatatatacccttctcATTAACGGCGTGCCACGTATCGCGATCCTAgcaatttatccatttttatttacggaaaaagtacaaatataccctcgaactttGAAAAATGGTACATATATAACCCCGTTATActataggtacaaatatacccctacCGTTAATGATTTGGTACATATATACCTTCTCATTAACGGCGTGCCATGTGTCGTGATCCTAGctatttatccatttttatttattttattcccaAATAATTAATTCATCCTAATTAAAAATTCATTACCCGACTCATTCCATCCCAATCCGACCCGATCCAAACTGAAGCTTCACGCGTGTGCGCCTAAAGCTTCTAAGAGCTGCAGAAGCAAACAAGGCAACTAATGTTGCCAAAATATTTACGCGAGAAAATCCTTACTTCATGATGACTCTTGGAGGTTATAAAGTAGTAAGGAATTGGATTCTGGTGAGGTAAATTGAATgtgtcaatttttttcctctgTAAACTATTCCGCATGTCAGTATATTCATACTCATGCATATTAATCTTGCATTCTTCTTGATGCATACTTCAAAACTCATCACAATTTGCAGATTATATTAGTTGACTTTGTGCGAGAGTATATGCCAAAGACTTCAGGTGTAATTGAACTTCAAGATTCTAATGGAAATAAGTAGAATGCCCATTGTATCAGGAGGAAAATGCGGATGATTTTATACAAAGGATGGTCAAAATTTGTTAGGAAGATCGGTTTAGTGGTAAGAGACGCGTTTAGGGTTAAAATGCCTTCAGATCTGGTTTGTCGCTTCCATTTGCATCAATCCGTCGTTCAATTCTGAGTCTCAGAAACTTTTGCCATAAACACGTCTCTCAGAAGCTTCAATTTGGATCGGGTCGGGTTGGAATGTAATGGGTCGGGTAGTGGATTTTTAATTATAGTGGATTAATTATTTGagggtaaaataaataaaaatgggtaaatgGCTAGGATCATGACGCGTGGAATGCCGTTAGTTAGGAGGGCCTATATGTACCAAATCATTAACGAtaggggtatatttgtacccaaagtatgacggagggtatatatgtaccatttatcaaagttcaggggtatatttgtacctttttcgTATAAAAATGGGTAAATGGCTAGGATCGTGACACGTGGCATGCCGTTAGTTAGGAGGGCCTAAATGTACCAAATCATTAACGGTAGGGGTATATTTATACCgaaagtatgacgaagggtatatatataccatttatcaaagttcagaggtatatttatacctttttcgttttttctttcataatcttgGTGTCCGAGCAACACTTACCAAAGTAACTTTGTCCATCAAGACTAGAATTCCACaataaataatttctatttatgtAAATTGAAGGGTGAAGGAAAAACCACAGCAAGAAAGTGAGAACTAATTTAGTGTGTGAAACTAATTTACGCTTCCACTTTTTTATGCCAATATTTGTCTTTCTAATTTCTACTATCATTTATGCTCTCAGAAATGATATCACCCTCCTTGGCGCACGCTAATAGTACCCTTCAACAAAATCAGGAATATCATGTATAACCAAAGTAAGTCTTGGCGTGATTATCCAAGATAGCATGATAGGGTGACAACCAATTCATTCCCACTACAGTTAGACTGGGTGTGTCAAACGGGCTGGTTTGACCAAGCTCGAACCGCCTCACTAATACAACTCGATCCGGTCAGCCCACGGGCTGTAGGATTCCGGTTTGGGCCAATTTTAAAATTAAGCTTGGTTAACCCGGCTCGGACCATAACCGGTCCAGGCCCATTGGTTAATCGGCTCAGCCCGACCtggatattaattatttttttttaaattagaccGTTGGGCCATTATAGCCATTGGGCCCAATGACTATATAACTTTTTAAAAAGGGCTATATggccattttttattaaaaaaaaagttttttcatttaaaatattgttttaaaCTCAAAAGAATTTCTagaaataccctacactttcaaatcatttttcacacaattttgaTTCTCTCatatctcattctctctcaaatctcaattctcaaatattttatatatttcctaaagtgctcaatttaattttttaattttgcgattacaaagtacgagtggaagtttctaaagtcgcaactttcggatacttccaaaatttggtattgttgttccatctcttacttttaatttttaattagtctattaattgttgaatatttaattttattatatttgtgttttaaatttttttagtttgatttatattatggataaattaagaaacctcccCGCTAAAAGTGTAAATTTTTTTGTCCTGTAAGTGGTAGTgatagtaaaaagcgaattactaacggtagaggtagttcaagtagtagatatatctGTGTGCCTCCGGtaccacttagtcaaccttttgaggaagaagtaggtgtaggtgcccacgatatggattatgtagaagttcagaaaaattactgtatagaagaagaaaatgaagtagatgcggttaatttagatgaagataatgaaaatattggtgagacacccgcagtagaaaatgctaatgttagatatgaatcggttaatctccctccccgtcctccccgtgccccaagggctcgtaaaacaactagtattgcatgataattttttgaacgtatatcagatactgaggtgcaatgcaatatttgtcaacaaatatataagcataaaagaggaggcaagcaagggggtacaaGTActttaatgagacatataagtgataatcacgaaagagagttaaatattgcaaaaggtggtcaGGATGTTGGTGAGCCAatacaaactagaatggacctagCAACCGAttaggtaatgaagaagtataataaattgagggaccaggagaaataccaaaaatgatagctgtgggttgtttgccttttagttttccttcttctgatgtttttattcattatatcaagcaatttataatcctatgtttaatggtattcctagaaatacttgtcgggccgatatttttagacttcattcataatattatttttatttatctacatcgttaaaaaaatattcaatggagaatgactctaacttctgattttggtcgtgctgttaataaaatgattatttaaccattacttatcactagatagatagtaattttgttatgcaaaaacgtattctaacttttttgtatgatgaagatcgtaaacatactggagattttattgatgattagattgctaaagttgcagaattttatggtattgaaaataaaattttatgtattgtttt is a genomic window containing:
- the LOC107840417 gene encoding anthocyanidin 3-O-glucosyltransferase 2 is translated as MAINTQLVFIPSPGAGHLISAVELAKLILKRDDRFYISVLGMKLPMDLGVQSYIESLSCTPRLQFINITIDDETATGFLSDKETFFTNFIQSHKPKVKDFVNSTRSTSRLAGFVLDLFCTCMIDVANEFSVPSYIFFTSSFTFLALGFHFESLKKEHHIDTSKYRDSDEELIIPGFKAPYPAKFLPRVMTDQTVAMTTFFDWIIRFKETKGIIVNTFAELEPFSLQSHSLPQIYPVGPVVNFNEGGHGRNSQSETEIIIKWLDAQVESSVVFLCFGSMGRFDAEQIKEIAVAIECSGHKFLWSLRRPSPKGAMEMPSNYEDFQEVLPQGFIERTNGIGKVIGWAPQVAILSHPAVGGFVSHCGWNSTLESLYFGVPIATWPLFADQQMNAYVLVKEWGLAVEIRMDYFMDIEGRCEHVDIVGAKEIECGIRKLMAEGEKSEIRKKAKEMKEKSNAAMEEGGSSYASLGLLIEDVISNIS